One genomic region from Brassica rapa cultivar Chiifu-401-42 unplaced genomic scaffold, CAAS_Brap_v3.01 Scaffold0920, whole genome shotgun sequence encodes:
- the LOC117131433 gene encoding uncharacterized protein LOC117131433 isoform X1 yields the protein MRREYVPRQYHKEVIQKQPETKLCSSLSVRKQPDSKRSSPSSNLVSSSKTSTHSFEDSIRKAISQAFRDVEKQFKQSKTISPSLEVQNQAPSSTVSELKDAEPDSVAQSDLAAPVQEDQTEIPTITIQKDDQPIKDDLILFKQDVIEEEAPMESKSDSGVEHIFVTDSNGFQRTFLGTFLISPFVWNKTRAVELSRHQLGMENVVFEPGGELWNHRNNPLVIEKKSAATTIVFGDLLPSEAKGMHVSAQQEFHYETNWRMLPTLSWIQQTRKRSKWPPDHQDIVNSAKHIGLAKFCELLISDWGGRLQFYLWKTGAYSSILIILGECSARSRTSWGNKELEADQNALLLDHVKVWKPPDLQKLQYHFRDCQTKSGDGDFTRLNGEVITGIGGELMFSSQIKEKPPDGLSLHQSPNKPTRGQTVLSTRIFEKRGYSNDQSIKNGSLAKLEMQQSNLGSCLAANSDIGAVRGSYLSNQKELSNKLNCNGNYTHQGLTSNWNHVQSFSNERVMGSTRRVILCLLCLNFSEYRTSQSYIWRPGEHAKVTNHVFKSSFIDYTDMMHLFLSKESCADYMEALKYAKTKNKREEDKRFKPPDLSLERHQDVTCFILIKEAPPDATYKPKPRKDNFGIRLLLYDDFACVNLSCFNVSGLSNASGVRKAKWISPFYLIEPVSDNAYQRGLQGKCNLIINSHVTDLVRSIAGNTDLRTNLFEVGGDDVIMESTKEWNHEPDHGELVAVEEPTLEECLSRNKASIIKDNSIYIQATLHSS from the exons ATGCGTAGAGAGTACGTTCCAAGACAGTACCACAAGGAAGTTATTCAAAAGCAGCCTGAGACAAAGCTATGTTCTTCATTATCAGTTCGGAAACAACCAGACAGCAAGAGATCAAGTCCATCTAGTAACCTGGTTTCATCAAGCAAAACATCAACCCATTCCTTTGAAGATAGCATAAGGAAGGCAATTTCACAAGCGTTTAGGGATGTGGAGAAACAATTTAAACAGTCCAAGACTATATCTCCATCCTTAGAAGTACAGAACCAAGCGCCTTCCTCAACTGTCTCAGAACTCAAAGATGCAGAACCAGACTCAGTTGCACAATCAGACTTGGCTGCaccagttcaagaagatcaAACCGAGATTCCAACAATCACCATTCAGAAAGATGATCAACCCATCAAGGACGACCTGATTCTCTTCAAACAGGATGTAATAGAAGAGGAGGCACCCATGGAATCAAAATCAGACAGTGGAGTAGAGCATATATTTGTCACTGATTCAAACGGTTTCCAAAGGACATTCTTGGGTACTTTTCTCATCAGTCCTTTTGTGTGGAACAAGACCAGAGCAGTAGAGCTTTCAAGACACCAACTGGGCATGGAAAATGTTGTATTTGAGCCTGGAGGAGAGTTGTGGAATCACAGGAACAATCCCTTAGTGATTGAGAAGAAATCGGCAGCAACAACAATTGTTTTTGGTGATCTTTTACCCTCTGAAGCTAAAGGGATGCACGTCTCAGCTCAGCAAGAGTTTCACTACGAAACCAATTGGAGAATGTTACCCACTCTTTCCTGGATCCAACAAACCAGAAAACGCAGCAAATGGCCTCCTGATCATCAAGATATTGTCAATTCCGCAAAACATATCGGTTTAGCCAAATTCTGTGAGCTGCTTATATCAGATTGGGGTGGAAGGTTACAGTTCTACTTGTGGAAAACTGGAGCATATTCCAGCAtacttatcatccttggagagTGCTCTGCTCGTAGTAGAACCAGTTGGGGTAATAAAGAGTTGGAAGCTGATCAAAATGCCTTGCTTCTTGATCATGTTAAGGTGTGGAAGCCACCAGATTTGCAAAAGCTTCAATACCATTTCAGAGATTGTCAAACCAAGAGTGGAGATGGAGATTTCACTAGATTAAATGGTGAAGTGATTACTGGAATAGGAGGAGAACTCATGTTTTCTTCTCAAATCAAGGAGAAACCACCAGATGGACTCAGTCTACATCAATCTCCAAATAAACCAACCCGAG GTCAAACAGTTCTGAGTACTAGAATTTTCGAAAAGAGAGGCTATAGTAATGATCAGAGTATCAAGAATGGATCCTTGGCTAAATTGGAGATGCAACAATCAAATCTTGGAAGCTGTCTAGCCGCCAACTCTGACATAGGAGCAGTCCGAGGATCATATCTCAGCAACCAGAAGGAATTAAGCAACAAACTCAACTGCAATGGAAACTACACTCATCAGGGTCTCACGTCGAACTGGAATCATGTCCAAAGCTTCTCAAATGAAAGAGTTATGGGTTCTACAAGACGGGTGATTCTGTGTTtgctttgtttgaatttttctgAGTATAGAACATCTCAATCCTATATATGGCGACCAGGTGAGCATGCTAAGGTAACCAATCATGTTTTCAAGAGTTCTTTTATTGATTACACAGATATGATGCACTTGTTTTTGTCAAAAGAGTCATGTGCAGATTATATGGAAGCTTTGAAGTATGCAAAGACAAAGAACAAGCGTGAGGAAGACAAACGTTTCAAGCCGCCTGATCTAAGCCTGGAGAGACATCAGGACGTCACTTGCTtcatcctcatcaaagaagcacctccagatgcaacatacaagccaaaaccgagaaaagacaactttgggataagactcttactctatgatgattttgcttgtgttaacttgtcttgtttcaaTGTATCAGGTTTAAGTAATGCCTCAGGAGTGAGGAAAGCCAAATGGATCAGTCCTTTCTACCTAATAGAACCAGTCAGCGACAATGCCTATCAAAGAGGCTTGCAAGGTAAGTGTAATCTGATTATAAACTCTCATGTTACTGACTTGGTCCGTTCTATTGCAGGtaacacagatttgaggacaaatctttttgaagtgggaggggatgatgtgatcatggaaagcaccaaggaatGGAATCATGAACCTGATCATGGAGAGCTTGTAGCTGTTGAAGAACCTACACTTGAAGAATGTCTGAGCCGAAATAAAGCTTCTATCATCAAAGACAACTCGATCTACATTCAAGCTACTCTAcattcaagctga
- the LOC117131433 gene encoding uncharacterized protein LOC117131433 isoform X2 yields the protein MRREYVPRQYHKEVIQKQPETKLCSSLSVRKQPDSKRSSPSSNLVSSSKTSTHSFEDSIRKAISQAFRDVEKQFKQSKTISPSLEVQNQAPSSTVSELKDAEPDSVAQSDLAAPVQEDQTEIPTITIQKDDQPIKDDLILFKQDVIEEEAPMESKSDSGVEHIFVTDSNGFQRTFLGTFLISPFVWNKTRAVELSRHQLGMENVVFEPGGELWNHRNNPLVIEKKSAATTIVFGDLLPSEAKGMHVSAQQEFHYETNWRMLPTLSWIQQTRKRSKWPPDHQDIVNSAKHIGLAKFCELLISDWGGRLQFYLWKTGAYSSILIILGECSARSRTSWGNKELEADQNALLLDHVKVWKPPDLQKLQYHFRDCQTKSGDGDFTRLNGEVITGIGGELMFSSQIKEKPPDGLSLHQSPNKPTRGYSNDQSIKNGSLAKLEMQQSNLGSCLAANSDIGAVRGSYLSNQKELSNKLNCNGNYTHQGLTSNWNHVQSFSNERVMGSTRRVILCLLCLNFSEYRTSQSYIWRPGEHAKVTNHVFKSSFIDYTDMMHLFLSKESCADYMEALKYAKTKNKREEDKRFKPPDLSLERHQDVTCFILIKEAPPDATYKPKPRKDNFGIRLLLYDDFACVNLSCFNVSGLSNASGVRKAKWISPFYLIEPVSDNAYQRGLQGKCNLIINSHVTDLVRSIAGNTDLRTNLFEVGGDDVIMESTKEWNHEPDHGELVAVEEPTLEECLSRNKASIIKDNSIYIQATLHSS from the exons ATGCGTAGAGAGTACGTTCCAAGACAGTACCACAAGGAAGTTATTCAAAAGCAGCCTGAGACAAAGCTATGTTCTTCATTATCAGTTCGGAAACAACCAGACAGCAAGAGATCAAGTCCATCTAGTAACCTGGTTTCATCAAGCAAAACATCAACCCATTCCTTTGAAGATAGCATAAGGAAGGCAATTTCACAAGCGTTTAGGGATGTGGAGAAACAATTTAAACAGTCCAAGACTATATCTCCATCCTTAGAAGTACAGAACCAAGCGCCTTCCTCAACTGTCTCAGAACTCAAAGATGCAGAACCAGACTCAGTTGCACAATCAGACTTGGCTGCaccagttcaagaagatcaAACCGAGATTCCAACAATCACCATTCAGAAAGATGATCAACCCATCAAGGACGACCTGATTCTCTTCAAACAGGATGTAATAGAAGAGGAGGCACCCATGGAATCAAAATCAGACAGTGGAGTAGAGCATATATTTGTCACTGATTCAAACGGTTTCCAAAGGACATTCTTGGGTACTTTTCTCATCAGTCCTTTTGTGTGGAACAAGACCAGAGCAGTAGAGCTTTCAAGACACCAACTGGGCATGGAAAATGTTGTATTTGAGCCTGGAGGAGAGTTGTGGAATCACAGGAACAATCCCTTAGTGATTGAGAAGAAATCGGCAGCAACAACAATTGTTTTTGGTGATCTTTTACCCTCTGAAGCTAAAGGGATGCACGTCTCAGCTCAGCAAGAGTTTCACTACGAAACCAATTGGAGAATGTTACCCACTCTTTCCTGGATCCAACAAACCAGAAAACGCAGCAAATGGCCTCCTGATCATCAAGATATTGTCAATTCCGCAAAACATATCGGTTTAGCCAAATTCTGTGAGCTGCTTATATCAGATTGGGGTGGAAGGTTACAGTTCTACTTGTGGAAAACTGGAGCATATTCCAGCAtacttatcatccttggagagTGCTCTGCTCGTAGTAGAACCAGTTGGGGTAATAAAGAGTTGGAAGCTGATCAAAATGCCTTGCTTCTTGATCATGTTAAGGTGTGGAAGCCACCAGATTTGCAAAAGCTTCAATACCATTTCAGAGATTGTCAAACCAAGAGTGGAGATGGAGATTTCACTAGATTAAATGGTGAAGTGATTACTGGAATAGGAGGAGAACTCATGTTTTCTTCTCAAATCAAGGAGAAACCACCAGATGGACTCAGTCTACATCAATCTCCAAATAAACCAACCCGAG GCTATAGTAATGATCAGAGTATCAAGAATGGATCCTTGGCTAAATTGGAGATGCAACAATCAAATCTTGGAAGCTGTCTAGCCGCCAACTCTGACATAGGAGCAGTCCGAGGATCATATCTCAGCAACCAGAAGGAATTAAGCAACAAACTCAACTGCAATGGAAACTACACTCATCAGGGTCTCACGTCGAACTGGAATCATGTCCAAAGCTTCTCAAATGAAAGAGTTATGGGTTCTACAAGACGGGTGATTCTGTGTTtgctttgtttgaatttttctgAGTATAGAACATCTCAATCCTATATATGGCGACCAGGTGAGCATGCTAAGGTAACCAATCATGTTTTCAAGAGTTCTTTTATTGATTACACAGATATGATGCACTTGTTTTTGTCAAAAGAGTCATGTGCAGATTATATGGAAGCTTTGAAGTATGCAAAGACAAAGAACAAGCGTGAGGAAGACAAACGTTTCAAGCCGCCTGATCTAAGCCTGGAGAGACATCAGGACGTCACTTGCTtcatcctcatcaaagaagcacctccagatgcaacatacaagccaaaaccgagaaaagacaactttgggataagactcttactctatgatgattttgcttgtgttaacttgtcttgtttcaaTGTATCAGGTTTAAGTAATGCCTCAGGAGTGAGGAAAGCCAAATGGATCAGTCCTTTCTACCTAATAGAACCAGTCAGCGACAATGCCTATCAAAGAGGCTTGCAAGGTAAGTGTAATCTGATTATAAACTCTCATGTTACTGACTTGGTCCGTTCTATTGCAGGtaacacagatttgaggacaaatctttttgaagtgggaggggatgatgtgatcatggaaagcaccaaggaatGGAATCATGAACCTGATCATGGAGAGCTTGTAGCTGTTGAAGAACCTACACTTGAAGAATGTCTGAGCCGAAATAAAGCTTCTATCATCAAAGACAACTCGATCTACATTCAAGCTACTCTAcattcaagctga